CCTTTTCTCCTCATAACTGTGGGGCTCCATCTTCTAGAAACCTCCTCCAACAAGCACCAATCTCTTCAACTTCATTCCAACAATCCTTTAACGCGTGTCTCTACATGACAGAACACCGTGTGACATTGTACCTAGTATCTTGGTCCACATTGTTCACGCTGAGTACGCGCAGCAGCCTCTCCGTGTCTTTGCACGCATGTCTACTGGTCTGCTGCTGCTTCATCAGCATCATCGGCGTCTTCTTCTTCGGCCTCTTCTTGGTCTGCGGCAAAGTCAGCTCGAGCATCTGCTCGAGTCTCAGCCGGATAGGCCAGCCGGTCTCCTTGTAGTCGTCCTCTTCGTACGTGGACTCGCTGGCCTTCTGTAAGGTCTGGAAGGCATAGTTCATAGGCAACAGCTTTCTGGGTTGAGCGAATGAGTCGTGAACTCGGACTGGACGAGCCAGGGAAGATCTCTTCTTGGCTGGGGTCAGAGGCAACGGCTGGGTCTTCGTCGACCTGGCTAAATTGCTGGTTTTGGTGTTTTTGAGAACTCTGGTCTCGTCCAAACAAGCCAATATCTTAGCGTTCTCCTTCAGTGATGAAGAGTTTATGGAATTGGTCACTCGATAGTTGCCCATAGTGCTTTTTGCGACCAGGCTGTTGTTCTTCGTGCTTTTCACTAGTTTTAGGTTATTGTTGTTGATCGCAGTGATGCTGGGATTGTTGTTGTTGGCAACAGTGGTCACGTGGCGACACTGTTCGGCACACTGTAGGCAATCGTAGTATTTCTCGACCGCGTTACGTCGTGCTGAAGCGGAGAATCGCTCGCGAAGGTTCGCGCGATTCTGGCGCTCGCCTGGTTGGCGAGGCTGTTGTCACACCTCCTGAAGATACTTTAAGGGGCATAAAGTTTCCCTGTACAGCACCTCGCCCTCTTTGCCCGTGTGGTCCGCCGATCTCACGTCCGCGGCGCAACGAACCATCGCGACGCCATCTACCTCCTCGCCAACCTGAATCACGATCTAGGGAAAAGTCGCATAAATAGATTGCGTTGATGATACAGTATTGCGGTGGATTATCAAGTGCATGTGTTTAACATAGGATACACCATTATGATAAAGGTAAGATTCTTCTCAATTaatgaacgaataaaattctagGATTTGACTTGAAAAGCATGACGTGTATATGCATAATAGGAGGAGGACCCTAGACTTCGAAATACCTAGGGCTATCGTAGTACATGTAGTATTGCAGTTGCTAAAAGGGATCTTGACCCGGATTTGGTTCGTTCTCATTGAAGCAGGAGTATTCAAAGGATtgacaattaaataataaggATTACAAAAATGTGAAGATCATTTTGTGCATGACTGTGTGCcttatgatatataaaaggAATACCTGGTCACGTAGTAGGGTAATCTGGTCAGTTAATTGTAAGTTACGAGTGACCTGAAGTGTCTTCTGTCCAGACTCCACTCGCATAACGTATGCACTGGGGAAGTAACCCACTCGGCCGCCCAAACACTTCCCTTTCCACCAGTCCTTCTCTGATTTATCAATTACCGTCACTTTGTAGCCAGCTCTGCGAAACGAttagatttcaaatattaGTAGAGACGTCAAAGAGGCCTATTCCTCTCCCAGTTCAATTTGCTATCCTCCCATCTTATGGGACGAATAGACAACAGATTGAACAATCCTAGTTACTTTTATGTATCCTAACTCAGGTCTCGCCcaaactattttaatttttttaattctcattCTATGTAATtcttatttaacttttaaacAATCTTCAATTATATAAGGTATACAAAGTATAGTACTCGTGATGATATTTAGTAGGCGAAATTCTCCAATGCATAGAAACGTATAAATAGTTGCGGTCTATTAACTGAGTGATTATCATTGAATGATTACTTCAAGTCCAACTCGTCCCGATGTCGCGCCTCGAAGTTGTACAGCACcacgtataaattattaggGGGCAGAACACGTTTTCCAGGTGGATTCACGTGATTCTGATTGTTAGTGTGCGGCGAGGGGCAAGGAGAGGTGCTCGCCGATGAgtacgatttttcattttcatctggGAGCTCCATGCTGGACATCCTGATGGCCCCCCTAATGTGCTTGTGGACGCTGTGGCTCTGGCCTGGACTACATGGCGCTGCAATCGAGTCGTTCAAACCATGAAtggtatttttaatcttttcgaGACTAATTATCTCCAGCTCTGCGCTACACTTTCAAGTCTGACTAATTTCATGATCTCGCTATGTCTCTTTTATCGAGGAAATCCAGTAATTGATTAATACTCACATAATCTGTTGATGCTTCCACTGTCAGAATGTCTGGGTGGCGTGGACTCTCTTTGGCCGCCGGTATAGTAATCACGTGGACGATGTCGAACATGAGCGGTGCCCTCCGGAGAATCCAAGCTGAGACTCTTCATCCTTAGGTTCAATCTCTCGCGTCTACGTTGTGGACTATGCGGCGCTTCATGTTCCATAATGAGCGATCATAGCAAGTTAGCCTTTGAGGTTAGCTCGTAGCTCGACATTGACGCCATTTTACAAAGCAGTGTTACTTTTTCATTCTGTTTCTCGGTTCTTTTTTCTAGTTTATAAGCGGATAGTTAGAATAGAGAGAAGTTAGAGAGAGTTTGCTTGCAGGAAGAAACACGAACATCTTGTCAGCAAGATGTACCTACCTACCCTTCTCGTTTTTTGAGGTTATATCTGTCATTGAAGCTTGCTGTAATGATGTACCGTTACAGCGAAAAGCTCCCGGCTTTTTCTCTTAAATTAAACGGAGTTTAGGTAGAGATAGAGCAAGCTTGACAAGTTTCTACGATTCAGAGACAATCTCTTTTTCTCACGAAAGTATAATTtcggaaaaataataaaaggcAAAGTAAAGTAAACCAAGgcgaaagaaaatgataaaaaaagaagaaagaaatttcaaaatctcagattttttaaggaaattcaGTTAGCAGTATAGAACGAAAAAGTGGAGAGTACacgatttttaacaaaattcgaATCCACACGTCGATATATGCGTGcaagaaaattgcaatatgCACACGTACACATAGATATGCAAGTGGAGGCtcgtaatttttaatcaattccCAATAGAGACAACAGGTTTccattcattttcattctgaCAAAAGTACTCATTTGGCGTCAACGTCGAGACCGGAAATCAACACATACAACGAGACAGGAACACCATATAGATATACGGTAACATTACGAATGCACACAAAGAAAGTATTTCTCTCACCAGGCGATAAACTTAAGTAGtatacgaaactttttaacacagaaaataattttatataaaaaataaaacaaaaatggtaaaaaaaggaaaaaaaagtcAAAAAAAATGGGACACGACTCGCGCATCAAGAAGTGAAAGCATAGGAAATCGCAGGagagaacatttttatttacaatatttacatgaTTTCTCCCTTGtactaatttttcttccttttcattgACCTCGAGTTCGTTTTTCGCGCAATACTTTCTACTTCATGTCCGTTCTTCCCCTACTTTTGTGTACATTTTCACCATAATTTTAAGATTCGTACTTTTCGATTCTTTCTTTGGAGAGGTAATTTCTTAGCGAAAGAAAGCTGGGAAATTAAAATGCGAGATAATGTTTAATAACTtagattcgaataattatacattttttttcgttgaat
This is a stretch of genomic DNA from Bombus pyrosoma isolate SC7728 linkage group LG16, ASM1482585v1, whole genome shotgun sequence. It encodes these proteins:
- the LOC122576686 gene encoding uncharacterized protein LOC122576686 → RQPGERQNRANLRERFSASARRNAVEKYYDCLQCAEQCRHVTTVANNNNPSITAINNNNLKLVKSTKNNSLVAKSTMGNYRVTNSINSSSLKENAKILACLDETRVLKNTKTSNLARSTKTQPLPLTPAKKRSSLARPVRVHDSFAQPRKLLPMNYAFQTLQKASESTYEEDDYKETGWPIRLRLEQMLELTLPQTKKRPKKKTPMMLMKQQQTSRHACKDTERLLRVLSVNNVDQDTSGTTNWIAGTKWNKDVYDTAFTVPTVSARMFLVKRCGFERSTNMISVRQ